The Theobroma cacao cultivar B97-61/B2 chromosome 2, Criollo_cocoa_genome_V2, whole genome shotgun sequence genome includes the window TTTGTGCTTAGACCAGGCCGCTCTTTGCTGCAGTTATTCCAAATTTGTGTGTGGTAGGCCATCATTTACTCTAATTTTGTTCGTGTAAAACCGCTGTTGTTCTGCATCTGCCAGCTTTGCATGATCCAGAAATTACTTActgtttataatttaaagttaTCATGCTTTCTCGTATGAAACCACCTGCAGTCTTGCTCTCCTGGATTGTGAGTATAGAGCTAAAGTTTCCCGTCTCTTTGACAGCAGAGCCGACTGGGATTGTTGCAAAGCACAAGTACTGTTTGAGTGTTTAGGTTATTCTGAATTAGACCCTTTGGCAATGTGGTACACTGGATCTGTGCTATCTTCATTAGAAATATTTTGACACGTTATCTTGCTCTCACCCGTTCCTTGGCACTAATTGAACAAGTGAAAAACTTCAACTGTTTAAGATCCTAGTTTGCTGAGCAAAAGGTTAAGTTTGAATTGTTTCTATATTCTGTAATTTGTAATTGATCATTTCATTTAGGCTACAATCGGTTGGTAAGTTCCAAAATGTTTCTATGGAAATTAGCTGTGTAGCCCTCTCACTTTGGCAGTCCTCGCAAAACTCGATGTCATAACTAAATCGTATAGGACAAATTAGACGAAGCATTCAGAAGAAAAATTGTTCGCAATTAAGCTCAAACATCAAGTGAGAAGGGCTCTGAAGTGATAGCTAAACCTGTCAATACGGGTCAGTCCGGTTCGGCCCGCTCTCAATTTTTATGAGTTGAAAAAATGAGTCGGGTCGGgttagttattttttatataggTTGTGAAATCTTCAATTCAATCCACTTTTGTTAGCTCATGGTTGAGTTGGatcagtttattttttttcaaataaaaaaattattttataattttacttaataattttttattaataaaattttttaNattaatttgataaataaagattaaatatattaaaatatataaaataagtaagattattaataattaaattaattaaaattattaatttttttaactcatAGGGTTGGCTTGTCTTAGTCCACTGATTTGGTGAGCTGGTTTATTTAAATACAgtttaaatatgaatttaaatttttaaactcAATTTATCttatattaaatgaaaaatgaactGATCCAATAGGTCAAACTTATTTTGACAGATACATTCACAGCCATGCTTTTCTAAGAGCACCGGGTAGACCCTCGTTATCTCATACAATAAAATGTAGGGAAGAGGTTCTACTTTTCTTAATTCGTGAACTATAGTAACTTTATTATTCCAGTTTATTTGTATGAGCAGATCAATCGGGGAATTAAGTATTGTACTTAGCCTTGTAGTCGGTCCAGAGTTGATCAACATTTTTACCAAGCAGCTCAACAAAATAGTCGGAATTGTAGCTGCTTCTCATTTTCCGGTCGAGCTTTGCCACAAACCCACGACTGAGACTGTCACAGTAGTTGAGGAACCAGGCAGTTATGTCATACCCTTGGTCCCACTTATCACCCTGTCCAGCTCTTACCCAGTGAGGAGGTGCATATCCCGCTTTTAACCTGATAAAGTCTGCAATTCCTTCTATTAATCCTCCAGGAGTCTGGCCATTCCCATTCCACTGCCAAACATGTGCCGCCTCATGAACTAGTATTCCTGTAAATTCTCTCTTTACATCTCGTGAGTAGTTTCCAATATAGTTGGCGCTTACATGGATCTCGTCGTCACTTTCGTATGCTACTCCATCCATGACATCAATGAACAAACTAACTTGTTCGaccttctttctttctgctGGTCTTAGCTGCCCTAAGAGCATCCATACGATTGCTGTGGCAAATTTTAGAGATCGAGTGCTATATTGAACTCCAATTTCATCAGTAAAGCGCACTCCTCCTTGAGTTGACGTTGCGTTGTTGGTCACTTTGAACAGCACTGCATAGGTTCCTTGTAGGATTGCCGTGGTTACTAGGGAGAACAACAAGAACTTAAGGGTGGCCATGGTAATGGTTCTAAATCTTCTGTTTCCTGGGTTAAATGGTAGTAACTCTGTTGTTTATATAGAGACATAACAAGTTTATTTGGGAGCGTACCTAGCCAATTAAGTATGTTTCTGTAGTGATGATCTACGCACTTGAATTTGTAATGAGAACTAACTTGACTGAAGCTCTGTAAGCGCTTGGTGACAGAATGAACTTTGCATTGATTTCAACATTGAAACGAGTGCATTATCATGGCGGCTCCTTTTGTGGAAGAATTGtgcaatatatttgatgagtttcAAGTGCGCATTTAAACCAGTTTCAATTTGAGACTACTAGAGGCATGCCGAATAAGGTTATGAGTAAGTACATTGTTAATGGAATGTGAGATATGCGCTAGCTTATGGGCTTTCGTCATGTGCAACGAAGGGCGGCGTTTGAGTTGCTGGCTTGATTGCTTGAAAAGGATTCTTCTGATTGGAATTCTCTGATATCGAATTCACTTTATTACAATAGTAATTGACTGAAGCTTTTCAACCCGCGGATTGGCAAAATTCCATGATAATGCAAGCTCAAGTGAtcatttcttcttcatctaTGCTTTTTACGGTCAAGATAATATCAAAAAATAGAGCCAGCTAACTCAATATCCTGCAGATATACTTATTTTAAGAACTAGGTACTGGTTTTGGAATACTAAAGGATGGTATtaactttattaaaatttgacttGATAAATTTTGTCAATTACGATTCACTATCTATATATATTACCAATGATGTAATTCGTTTAATATCAAATCTTATaataattctctttttatggttttacgtgaaaaattttatcactttttaTGACTTGTAGTACTTTTTTATTGGTATGTTCGCATTACACTGTCTGAAAGTCTCATAAAAACTTCTTcttatataagattataaatttGTGTAAGTAGACACAAGAAATTCAGCTAGGTGAGTAGTGGCTGTTGGTTCATTGTGCTGATACTCCTGTCTAGGCATTGGATGATTGTTACGAGAAGAGTAATGCCAATCCACGTTGATACCACAATATTGATGGGTTCATCTGCGAAACAGATGGTATTTCAGGTTAACAAAGATTTGGTAACTGACACTCGAGGTAGGAATATTAAAGTACACATCTTCATTAATTTGACCATAATCCAAAAAAGTATTAAGTTAAcacctttcaattttttcttcatacGAATTGACGACGAAAATTGATTagtaattatcaaaattatcaaCTTTTCACAATTTTTGCTAACAAGATGTGACATCATCGatacatttttaaattattgattcatttatttttgtcattattttaattattttttaacatttatttttGACCTACTTAGTTGATTGAAATGGAGAAACACTTAGATAGGACCAAGGAATTAATGAGGCATTTCAATTAgatagaataaaatcaaaataggCGTTTTGTTGATTCcagaaaaagaagacaaaaagaaagaaaatcaaaatacgTGTATGTTAGCACTAAGGAGCTAGCTGAACATTCCTTGCTTAAAACACCTTTTTCTCTCTGTatatgaaaatgaattcttaTATGGAGACAAGATATAAATTGTGAGGCTTTGTTGATTTTGTGCATGGACAGGTTTTGCtgaggttttgttttttttcggGATGATGTACTTATAGGGGAGATGCTGTCCAATTTATTGTAATTAGGTACTGTTGATGAGCGTAATTTTGGGAATATGCACACTTAATATGGCGGATAAACCAGAAAATTATGGCTTTTGTATAGGTTTCGGCCTTTGGGGGTGACGATTACCACCTcctgattttatgaaatccaTATACCTTTCCCAAAAAAAATGTGAGGtttacatatttttgttttttgtgaATGGTATCAGAgttcaaacaaaacaaaaagaacgAAGTCTGTGCTTGAGCCAGTTGGTCAGTGGACAAGTTGCAAATAATTTGGTTCTTGAAGAGCCCCTGCATCTGTATTTTAGCCGATGATAGCGTGCTGGTTAATTACTTCATTCATTCACATCTCCTCCATAAATCAGCCTCCAGCATTTGCATTTCTTAGAACCCCTGGTTTGTCTGAGAGTGCCTCTTGATAGATGTACACCGGACTAATAACTCTGAACATGCCTTTTCTGGTAATAAAGAGTTGACTTTGATTACGGgaaaaatactaataataataaaaagcgACTTTCACCGATCCTAACTTTTCCGGATTGTTTCTGTTGACACGATGACGGAGATCTGAAAGCAAGAGAATTAAGGGAGAGCAAGAAAGCTTGCCAGAATTGTGCATTCCTGGCCAACAAGTGATGCCTTAGTAATCAATCACGATTCGGATTTTATTTAGACAACTTATAAGTACATAATATGAGGATGAAACTACAActgt containing:
- the LOC18608019 gene encoding uncharacterized protein LOC18608019, with protein sequence MATLKFLLFSLVTTAILQGTYAVLFKVTNNATSTQGGVRFTDEIGVQYSTRSLKFATAIVWMLLGQLRPAERKKVEQVSLFIDVMDGVAYESDDEIHVSANYIGNYSRDVKREFTGILVHEAAHVWQWNGNGQTPGGLIEGIADFIRLKAGYAPPHWVRAGQGDKWDQGYDITAWFLNYCDSLSRGFVAKLDRKMRSSYNSDYFVELLGKNVDQLWTDYKAKYNT